In a single window of the Natronosalvus caseinilyticus genome:
- a CDS encoding DegT/DnrJ/EryC1/StrS family aminotransferase: MSGVLAINGGPEAVTVNDDDVFSWPIITDEDEAAALDVLRRGAMSGTEVTKQFEAEFADWQGQEFGLGHSSGTASLLGAMYGVGVGVGDEVIGPSVTYWAAILPCMALGATPVFADIEPDTLCIDPESVEERISEHTKAIVVVHNYGHPADMDPIVEIAREHDVAVIEDVSHAHGGEYRGRRLGSIGDVGAMSLMSRKSFAVGEAGMLVTDDREIYERAVAFSHYSRHSDTLEREDLVRFSGLPFGGHKHRMHQISAAVGRVQLEHYDERMGEIQDAMNYFWDLLEDVPGIRAHRPDDEGSNAGGWYAPKGLYDPEELGGLPVADFADAVAAEGSVCRGGCNFALHTHPLLNEADVYGHGKPTRLAHAHRDVREEEGDLPVAEGIQERCFAVPWFKQNRPAVIEQHADAYRKVAENYEELLETVSQADD, encoded by the coding sequence ATGAGTGGTGTCCTCGCGATAAACGGCGGTCCCGAAGCGGTCACCGTCAACGACGACGACGTGTTCTCGTGGCCGATCATTACGGACGAAGACGAAGCAGCCGCCCTCGACGTCCTCCGGCGAGGAGCGATGTCCGGTACCGAGGTTACGAAACAGTTCGAAGCGGAGTTCGCGGACTGGCAGGGCCAGGAGTTCGGCCTCGGCCACAGTTCCGGAACGGCGTCGCTTCTGGGGGCGATGTACGGCGTCGGTGTCGGCGTCGGCGACGAAGTCATCGGCCCCAGCGTCACCTACTGGGCGGCCATATTGCCGTGTATGGCGCTGGGCGCGACACCGGTGTTCGCGGATATCGAGCCCGATACCCTGTGTATCGACCCCGAAAGCGTCGAAGAGCGCATCAGCGAACACACGAAAGCCATCGTCGTCGTCCACAACTACGGGCATCCAGCCGACATGGATCCGATCGTGGAGATCGCCCGCGAACACGACGTCGCGGTCATCGAGGACGTCTCCCACGCTCACGGCGGGGAGTACAGGGGCCGCAGGCTGGGGAGCATCGGCGACGTCGGCGCCATGTCGCTGATGAGTCGGAAGTCCTTCGCCGTGGGCGAAGCCGGAATGCTCGTCACCGACGACCGAGAGATCTACGAACGGGCGGTCGCGTTCAGCCACTACTCGCGACACTCCGACACTCTCGAGCGAGAGGACCTGGTTCGATTCTCCGGCCTCCCGTTCGGCGGTCACAAACACCGGATGCACCAGATCAGCGCGGCCGTCGGACGCGTCCAGCTGGAACACTACGACGAACGCATGGGGGAGATCCAGGACGCGATGAACTACTTCTGGGACCTGCTGGAGGACGTCCCAGGTATCCGCGCCCACCGACCCGACGACGAGGGGAGCAACGCCGGCGGTTGGTACGCACCGAAGGGACTGTACGATCCCGAGGAACTGGGCGGGTTACCGGTCGCCGACTTCGCCGACGCGGTCGCAGCCGAGGGATCCGTCTGCCGCGGTGGGTGTAATTTCGCGCTTCACACGCATCCCCTCCTCAACGAGGCCGACGTCTACGGACACGGGAAACCGACTCGCCTCGCACACGCCCACCGCGACGTCCGCGAAGAAGAAGGCGACCTCCCCGTCGCCGAGGGAATTCAGGAGCGCTGTTTCGCCGTGCCGTGGTTCAAACAGAACCGACCGGCAGTAATCGAGCAACACGCGGACGCCTACCGCAAGGTCGCGGAGAACTACGAAGAGTTGTTAGAAACGGTTTCCCAGGCTGACGACTGA
- a CDS encoding IclR family transcriptional regulator, whose translation MAEAKNPVQAVQRSLEIVDMLRDTGGARVTEVAREIGVSKGTAHCHLATLEEGGYVVNESGEYKLGLRFIDLAHYAKNRIDIYDIATTEVDTLAEESGEMALFTVEEDGEGICLYTAQGANAVQTEIYVGYRNALYHTAVGKAMLAFMPANERDRLIQDMEFDAFTPNTITDEEALRTELETIRESGIAYNHGETIQGLVGVGAPIRDQDGTIYGAISIIGPVRRMDEERLETEIPEMIRRAVNIIEINITSL comes from the coding sequence ATGGCCGAAGCAAAGAATCCGGTTCAGGCGGTCCAGCGCTCCCTCGAGATCGTGGATATGCTCCGGGACACCGGTGGGGCCCGCGTCACGGAGGTCGCCAGGGAGATCGGCGTCTCGAAGGGGACTGCCCACTGCCACCTGGCGACCCTCGAAGAAGGTGGGTACGTCGTCAACGAGAGTGGCGAGTACAAACTGGGATTGCGGTTCATCGACCTCGCCCACTACGCGAAGAACCGCATCGACATCTACGACATCGCGACGACGGAGGTCGACACACTCGCCGAAGAGTCCGGAGAGATGGCGCTATTCACCGTCGAAGAAGACGGCGAAGGAATATGTCTGTACACGGCCCAGGGCGCAAATGCCGTCCAGACCGAGATCTACGTCGGGTATCGAAACGCCCTCTACCACACCGCTGTCGGGAAGGCGATGCTCGCGTTCATGCCAGCGAACGAGCGCGACCGGCTCATCCAGGACATGGAGTTCGACGCCTTCACCCCGAACACGATCACCGACGAGGAGGCGTTACGCACGGAACTCGAGACGATTCGTGAGAGCGGAATCGCGTACAACCACGGCGAGACGATCCAGGGGCTCGTCGGCGTCGGCGCGCCGATCCGCGACCAGGACGGGACGATCTACGGCGCGATCAGCATCATCGGTCCGGTGCGCCGGATGGACGAGGAACGCCTCGAGACGGAAATACCGGAGATGATTCGGCGGGCAGTCAACATCATCGAGATCAACATTACCTCGCTGTGA
- a CDS encoding HpcH/HpaI aldolase family protein, producing the protein MDHTNSIRQEIESGGVVLGAETATFSPSVVEVYGDVGLDFVWLDFEHAGPSPYDSTVLENLTRAAELAGIELLVRLPTGEPPLIRKVLDAGVRSILIPRVETAAEVRTAVEATRYRYEGGVGDRGVGNSRNSTWGNSEPNQVELEDDSVAIGVMIENETAIENLESILAVPELDFVFVGPADLSVSLGGSWLDPPPELDERVDYVVETAADAGMPVGGVATSVSSAQAAVDRGYQVLLVGGELSSARSVLGEKLASLR; encoded by the coding sequence ATGGATCATACGAACAGCATACGCCAGGAAATCGAATCAGGGGGCGTCGTTCTCGGCGCGGAAACTGCGACGTTCTCGCCGTCGGTCGTCGAAGTCTACGGCGACGTCGGCCTCGACTTCGTGTGGCTCGACTTCGAGCACGCGGGTCCGAGCCCGTACGATAGCACCGTTCTCGAGAACCTCACCCGTGCGGCTGAGCTCGCGGGGATCGAACTGCTCGTCAGACTGCCGACCGGCGAGCCGCCGTTGATCCGGAAGGTCCTCGACGCTGGCGTCAGGTCGATTCTGATCCCGCGCGTCGAGACCGCGGCAGAGGTACGGACAGCAGTCGAGGCAACCCGGTATCGGTACGAGGGCGGCGTCGGCGACCGCGGCGTCGGCAACAGTCGAAACAGTACCTGGGGGAACTCCGAACCGAATCAGGTCGAACTCGAGGACGACTCCGTGGCGATCGGCGTCATGATCGAAAACGAGACGGCGATCGAGAACCTCGAGTCGATCCTTGCCGTTCCGGAACTCGACTTCGTCTTCGTCGGTCCCGCGGACCTCTCGGTCTCCCTCGGCGGGTCGTGGCTCGATCCGCCGCCCGAACTCGACGAGCGGGTCGATTACGTGGTCGAGACCGCGGCGGACGCGGGGATGCCGGTTGGCGGAGTTGCGACGTCCGTCTCGTCCGCACAAGCGGCGGTCGACCGCGGCTATCAGGTGCTCCTCGTCGGCGGCGAGCTCAGTTCGGCGCGGAGCGTCCTCGGGGAGAAACTGGCGAGTCTCCGTTGA
- a CDS encoding Gfo/Idh/MocA family protein, with product MTDRTIGYAGLDHHHAEPYLETLETLPASVTCACEPDPDFDASTIAPLDDVPVYDDLEQLLSSESPDAIFLTLPNRDTPGAIEQALDAGVDVFTEKPAARTAHELEPLLSRVDVADETVCVSYPWQSHPITTELVALVEEGFFGDMRAFDVRYVASQLSFRDTDHFIFDEDASRGGILQWLGIHWLQLLTVLLEEPIARVNACMVDGSAAVEVEDAATLQLETADGVLGTLHCGYYLGEDLYDTKIDLYGTHGRSSWDPMGREFGFDEETTLELDDASGEWACTPHRTITHEYDPAPGYGGSWGKEFVEAFFEACDGKRDPPVTLQDAAAVLRVLDAAYESAENGEWVEVENAGH from the coding sequence GTGACCGATCGAACGATCGGCTACGCCGGCCTCGACCACCATCACGCGGAACCGTACCTCGAGACGCTCGAGACGCTCCCCGCGAGCGTTACGTGCGCCTGTGAACCGGATCCGGACTTCGACGCGTCCACCATTGCCCCCCTCGACGACGTTCCCGTATACGACGATCTCGAGCAGTTACTGAGTTCGGAATCGCCGGACGCGATCTTCCTGACGCTCCCGAACAGGGACACTCCCGGAGCGATCGAACAGGCCCTCGACGCGGGTGTCGACGTCTTCACGGAAAAGCCGGCAGCCCGAACCGCCCACGAACTCGAGCCGCTACTCTCGCGCGTCGATGTAGCCGACGAGACCGTCTGTGTCTCCTATCCCTGGCAATCACACCCGATCACGACGGAACTCGTGGCCCTCGTCGAGGAGGGATTCTTCGGCGACATGCGAGCGTTCGACGTTCGATACGTCGCCTCCCAGCTGTCGTTCCGGGACACCGACCACTTCATCTTCGACGAGGACGCGAGTCGCGGTGGCATCCTCCAGTGGCTCGGCATCCACTGGCTTCAGTTACTCACCGTGCTCCTGGAGGAACCGATCGCCCGCGTCAACGCGTGCATGGTCGACGGATCCGCGGCGGTCGAGGTCGAGGACGCGGCGACGTTGCAACTCGAGACGGCCGACGGCGTGCTCGGGACGCTCCACTGCGGTTACTACCTCGGCGAGGACCTCTACGACACGAAAATCGACCTCTACGGGACTCACGGTCGGAGCAGCTGGGATCCGATGGGGCGGGAGTTCGGGTTCGACGAGGAGACGACGCTCGAACTCGACGACGCGAGCGGCGAGTGGGCGTGTACGCCTCACCGGACGATCACCCACGAGTACGACCCGGCACCGGGCTACGGTGGGTCGTGGGGCAAGGAGTTCGTCGAGGCGTTCTTCGAGGCCTGCGACGGCAAGCGCGACCCGCCGGTCACGCTCCAGGACGCCGCCGCGGTCCTCCGGGTTCTCGACGCCGCCTACGAATCCGCGGAGAACGGCGAGTGGGTCGAGGTCGAAAACGCCGGTCACTGA
- a CDS encoding GNAT family N-acetyltransferase — MLEIRPLTADDLDDALALSTQAGWNQLPADWERLLTCCPAGCFAGTVDGELVATTTVITYGADGDGADVSWIGMVLVDEAHRGQGFGSRIFEHGLEYARENGGDLVGLDATHLGEPIYRNDGFERVEPVFRWQGTLLRPEDVADDQEPGHGKETIERLTPPDVDAVLEFDRRHVGVDRSTLLEELFAESEVRGFYSRTSSGVEGYAIVRPGRTHWQIGPLVAIEPSVIDHLLRAVSADLAGEAVIVDSPERGPTTTSLETFGLSRERELVRMTYPDREPALAAESVHGFLDFAFG; from the coding sequence ATGCTCGAGATACGACCACTCACGGCCGACGACCTCGACGACGCGCTGGCCCTCTCGACGCAGGCCGGCTGGAACCAGCTACCCGCCGACTGGGAGCGGCTGCTCACCTGCTGTCCAGCGGGCTGTTTCGCCGGCACCGTCGACGGCGAACTCGTCGCGACGACGACCGTGATCACCTACGGTGCTGACGGCGACGGAGCGGACGTCAGCTGGATCGGGATGGTGCTCGTCGACGAAGCCCACAGGGGACAGGGGTTTGGTAGTCGAATCTTCGAACACGGACTCGAGTACGCACGCGAGAACGGGGGCGACCTCGTCGGCCTCGACGCGACACACCTCGGAGAACCGATCTACCGAAACGACGGGTTCGAGCGCGTCGAACCCGTGTTCCGCTGGCAGGGTACCCTTCTCCGGCCAGAAGACGTAGCGGACGACCAGGAACCGGGACACGGTAAGGAGACCATCGAACGCCTCACCCCTCCGGACGTCGACGCCGTCCTCGAGTTCGATCGCCGCCACGTCGGTGTCGACCGGAGCACGCTACTCGAGGAACTGTTCGCCGAGTCCGAGGTTCGCGGGTTCTACTCGCGAACGTCGTCCGGGGTCGAGGGCTACGCAATCGTTCGACCGGGGAGAACGCACTGGCAGATCGGGCCGCTCGTGGCGATCGAGCCATCCGTGATCGATCACCTGCTCCGGGCCGTTTCGGCCGACCTCGCTGGTGAGGCGGTGATCGTCGATTCACCGGAACGAGGTCCAACCACGACCTCCCTCGAGACGTTCGGGCTCTCCCGCGAGCGAGAACTCGTGCGGATGACGTATCCGGACCGCGAACCGGCGCTGGCCGCCGAATCGGTCCACGGATTTCTCGATTTCGCGTTCGGCTGA
- a CDS encoding NAD-dependent epimerase/dehydratase family protein, which yields MSEGNTRPAAVSTEAQLEDLLSEPYPEDVEFARQLEGDIMVLGAGGKMGPTLIRRILRANEEADADTTVYAVSRYSDGSLEERLQSWGAETIRADLLEEGALESLPNCENVIYLVGMKFGTTGQEPKTWAINAYLPGRVASRFADSRITALSTGNVYPPVPVDSGGSVETDVTGPVGEYAQSCLGRERVFQHFSKENGTPTCLLRLNYAVELRYGVLLDLAKRVYAEDPVPLEMGHVNVIWQGDANSVCFRSLDLADSPADILNVTGPNVLSVRDLAQQFADEFGCDVTFQGEEKETALLNDASRSHELFEEPRMAVDDVVELVASWVEQDGPTLGKPTKFHVRDGEF from the coding sequence ATGAGCGAAGGAAATACACGCCCCGCTGCAGTCTCGACCGAAGCACAGCTAGAAGACCTCCTCTCTGAACCCTACCCCGAGGACGTCGAATTCGCCCGACAACTCGAGGGCGATATCATGGTTCTCGGTGCGGGCGGAAAGATGGGGCCGACGCTCATCAGGCGGATCCTGCGTGCGAACGAGGAAGCTGACGCCGACACGACCGTGTACGCCGTCTCGCGGTATTCCGACGGCTCCCTCGAGGAGAGACTCCAGTCGTGGGGCGCCGAGACGATCCGGGCGGACCTCCTCGAGGAGGGCGCGCTCGAGTCGCTGCCGAACTGCGAGAACGTCATCTATCTGGTGGGCATGAAGTTCGGTACGACCGGCCAGGAGCCCAAAACCTGGGCGATCAACGCCTACCTCCCCGGCCGCGTCGCGAGCCGGTTCGCGGATTCGCGGATCACCGCGCTCTCGACGGGCAACGTCTACCCGCCGGTACCGGTCGACTCCGGCGGCTCGGTCGAGACGGACGTGACGGGGCCGGTGGGCGAGTACGCCCAGTCGTGTCTGGGACGCGAACGCGTCTTCCAGCACTTCTCGAAGGAAAATGGGACGCCCACGTGTCTCCTCCGGCTCAATTACGCCGTCGAGTTGCGCTACGGCGTGTTGCTCGACCTCGCGAAGCGAGTGTACGCCGAAGATCCGGTTCCGCTCGAGATGGGCCACGTCAACGTAATCTGGCAGGGTGACGCCAACTCCGTCTGCTTCCGTTCGCTGGACCTGGCGGATTCACCGGCCGACATTCTGAACGTCACCGGGCCGAACGTCCTCTCGGTGCGCGACCTCGCCCAACAGTTCGCCGACGAATTCGGCTGCGACGTGACGTTCCAGGGCGAGGAGAAGGAGACGGCGTTACTCAACGACGCGAGTCGGAGCCACGAGCTATTCGAAGAACCGAGAATGGCGGTCGACGACGTCGTCGAACTCGTCGCCTCGTGGGTCGAACAGGACGGTCCTACCCTCGGCAAACCCACGAAGTTCCACGTCCGGGACGGCGAATTCTGA
- a CDS encoding amidase, with product MTADLCSRSATDLADSIRRGDLSPIDVVEAHLERIDERNDTINAFLTVCDDRAREQARAAQRSIDDGDPLGPLHGVPVAIKDLYDVAGVRTTYGSRVFEDNVPSEDSIVAERLQAAGAIVIGKTNTPEFGRSGTTDNRLRGPTPTPFDLERTAGGSSGGSAAAVADGLVPLAHGTDAGGSVRIPASFCGVFGLKPSYGRVPIASRPDAFSHHSPTCCAGPITRTAEDAALMLSVLAGPHPRDPFSLPDDGTAYVDAVTDPVTEAIGDLRIGYSPDLGVFPVANEVRAVVDDAVDALEAATDVTTERVDVDYGRSHEEILETMYTGWSAVGHALHNIHVKREHGIDLYEDHRDALSQYSIDTIERGREYPAIDYKLVDVARTDVLDGLQDVFAEYDLLLSPTVGVPAFDKTTDGPRSIDGEPIPSGGWHLTLPFNFTGHPAASVPAGLTDGGLPVGLQIAGRRFRDDTVLAASAAFERIDDRRVRVPLPTI from the coding sequence ATGACAGCTGATCTCTGTAGTCGCTCGGCGACCGACCTCGCGGATTCGATTCGACGAGGCGACCTGTCGCCAATCGACGTCGTCGAGGCCCACCTCGAGCGAATCGACGAACGAAACGACACGATCAACGCGTTCCTCACCGTCTGTGACGACCGTGCCCGGGAGCAGGCGCGAGCCGCCCAGCGATCGATCGACGATGGGGACCCGCTCGGTCCACTCCACGGCGTCCCCGTCGCGATCAAGGACCTCTACGACGTCGCCGGCGTTCGGACGACGTACGGGTCGCGCGTGTTCGAAGACAACGTTCCGAGCGAAGACTCGATCGTCGCCGAACGGTTGCAGGCCGCCGGTGCGATCGTGATCGGCAAGACCAATACGCCCGAATTCGGGCGCAGCGGAACGACGGACAACCGGCTTCGCGGTCCGACGCCCACGCCGTTCGACCTCGAGCGGACCGCCGGCGGCTCCTCGGGCGGGAGCGCCGCGGCGGTCGCCGACGGACTGGTCCCGCTGGCCCACGGAACTGACGCAGGCGGTTCGGTTCGCATTCCAGCCTCGTTCTGTGGCGTCTTCGGGTTGAAACCGTCCTACGGCCGCGTTCCGATCGCGAGTCGGCCGGACGCCTTCTCCCATCACTCGCCCACGTGTTGTGCCGGACCGATCACTCGGACCGCTGAGGACGCTGCCCTGATGCTGTCCGTACTGGCCGGGCCGCATCCGCGGGATCCGTTCAGCCTCCCCGACGACGGAACGGCGTACGTCGACGCGGTAACCGACCCGGTGACCGAGGCGATCGGCGACCTCCGGATCGGATACAGTCCCGACCTCGGTGTCTTTCCAGTCGCGAACGAGGTGCGCGCCGTCGTCGACGACGCCGTCGACGCGCTCGAAGCGGCCACCGACGTCACGACCGAGCGGGTCGACGTCGACTACGGACGCTCTCACGAGGAGATTCTGGAGACGATGTACACCGGGTGGTCGGCCGTTGGCCACGCGCTTCACAATATCCACGTAAAGCGCGAACACGGGATCGATCTCTACGAGGACCATCGGGACGCACTGTCCCAGTACAGTATCGACACGATCGAACGTGGGCGGGAGTATCCGGCGATCGACTACAAACTCGTCGACGTTGCCCGGACGGACGTCCTCGATGGGCTCCAGGACGTCTTCGCGGAGTACGACCTGTTGCTCTCGCCGACGGTCGGCGTCCCGGCGTTCGACAAGACGACCGATGGCCCCCGCTCTATCGACGGCGAACCGATCCCCTCAGGCGGGTGGCACCTGACGCTGCCCTTCAACTTCACCGGTCACCCGGCGGCGTCGGTTCCGGCCGGCCTCACCGACGGGGGGCTCCCGGTCGGCCTCCAGATTGCCGGCCGACGCTTTCGCGACGATACCGTCCTCGCGGCGAGCGCCGCGTTCGAACGGATCGACGATCGACGGGTACGGGTTCCGTTGCCAACGATTTGA